A window of the Synechococcus sp. JA-3-3Ab genome harbors these coding sequences:
- a CDS encoding leishmanolysin-related zinc metalloendopeptidase — translation MKDFRKLGGRTWSLRPIGSLVAMLLLLALKACGRSGGSSSVSVIPTPIPTIVPTSTPAVVLTPTPTVLPSLTPTSVPQFTIDLRFPDNSLTPSQQAIVRSAALRWQQIIVGDQPDLPPTSIQADACNRGFPSTPLNFPIDDLLVEVRARDLGNERVLGGAAPCFVRASNGLPFYSIVLFNSQNLSALEERGDLPITALHELGHALGFLPSVWDPKGLTVGLVGRDQPTPPGYDPRFIGPRAVDAFITLGGNAPSVPLENQFGEGSRDAHWRESVLGRELMTSRLDRGVPNPLSILTVGAMADIGYAVNPAAADGFELGRSRRFSEPLELQELELALPLRRFDATGRQVWDP, via the coding sequence GTGAAGGATTTTCGGAAGCTTGGCGGCAGAACGTGGAGCTTGCGCCCGATCGGATCCCTGGTGGCGATGCTCTTGCTGCTGGCGCTCAAGGCTTGCGGGAGAAGTGGTGGTTCCTCTTCGGTAAGTGTCATTCCTACTCCCATTCCAACCATCGTTCCCACCTCTACTCCAGCTGTCGTCCTCACCCCTACCCCGACTGTTCTGCCTTCGCTGACGCCTACCTCTGTTCCCCAGTTCACGATCGACCTTCGCTTTCCCGACAACAGCCTCACTCCCAGTCAGCAAGCCATTGTCCGCAGCGCGGCCTTGAGATGGCAGCAGATCATTGTCGGGGACCAGCCAGATTTGCCCCCCACCTCTATTCAGGCCGACGCATGCAATCGGGGATTTCCCAGCACGCCGCTCAATTTCCCCATTGACGATCTGTTGGTAGAGGTGAGGGCGAGAGACCTAGGCAACGAGCGGGTTTTGGGGGGGGCGGCTCCTTGCTTTGTGCGGGCCTCGAATGGCTTGCCGTTCTATTCAATTGTGCTCTTCAACAGCCAAAACCTCTCGGCTTTGGAAGAGCGGGGGGATCTGCCCATTACTGCCCTGCACGAGTTGGGCCATGCGCTTGGCTTTTTGCCCAGCGTCTGGGATCCCAAGGGGCTGACGGTAGGGTTGGTGGGGCGGGATCAGCCGACGCCGCCGGGCTATGACCCCCGCTTTATCGGCCCGCGGGCAGTTGACGCTTTTATCACATTGGGGGGGAACGCCCCTTCTGTTCCTTTAGAGAATCAGTTTGGGGAGGGATCCCGCGATGCCCATTGGCGGGAGAGCGTCTTGGGCCGCGAGCTGATGACCAGCCGCCTCGACCGGGGGGTGCCCAACCCCCTGAGCATCCTCACGGTGGGAGCCATGGCGGATATCGGCTACGCGGTGAATCCGGCGGCAGCGGATGGCTTTGAGCTGGGGCGCAGCCGGCGCTTCTCGGAGCCGCTGGAGCTGCAGGAGCTGGAGTTGGCCCTGCCGCTGCGGCGGTTTGATGCCACCGGCAGGCAGGTATGGGATCCCTGA
- a CDS encoding DMT family transporter, translating into MGRDPWRAYAYLAAAILGWATAASAFKFGLQHLAPTLLLIFSACSSCLILGMVLVATGRAHLVRQQKRSQIALSALQGLLNPLGYYGVLFQAYDRLSAQAALALNYTWPLLLALLAAPLLGERLRGRLLLALGMSLVGAVLVATGGSWDTWQVEDPWGVGLAVGSAAIWALYWLLNVRDGRDAVLKLFMGFVFGSFYCLLLLPFQELRWTMAGLAWAAYIGLAEMGLTFVFWLRALELAHERGSLANWVYVTPFLSLGLIGVLLREPIAPGSVLGLGLILAGNLWGSRREKPQPVLS; encoded by the coding sequence ATGGGCAGGGATCCCTGGCGGGCTTATGCCTACCTGGCGGCAGCTATCTTGGGCTGGGCCACGGCGGCCAGCGCCTTTAAGTTTGGCCTGCAACACCTTGCGCCAACGCTTTTGCTAATTTTTTCCGCGTGCAGCTCCTGCCTGATCTTGGGGATGGTTCTGGTGGCTACAGGGCGGGCGCATCTTGTCCGCCAGCAGAAGCGATCCCAGATTGCCTTGTCGGCGCTGCAGGGGCTACTTAACCCGCTTGGCTACTACGGGGTGCTGTTCCAGGCCTATGATCGCCTCTCGGCCCAGGCGGCGCTGGCTTTGAATTACACCTGGCCGCTGCTGCTGGCTCTCTTGGCGGCGCCGCTGTTGGGGGAGCGCCTGCGCGGGCGGCTGCTGCTGGCTTTGGGCATGAGCCTAGTGGGGGCGGTGCTGGTGGCCACGGGGGGATCCTGGGACACCTGGCAGGTGGAGGATCCCTGGGGGGTGGGGCTGGCGGTGGGCAGCGCTGCCATTTGGGCCCTCTACTGGCTGCTCAATGTGCGGGATGGACGGGACGCGGTGCTGAAGCTGTTCATGGGGTTTGTCTTCGGCAGCTTCTACTGCCTGCTGCTCTTGCCGTTTCAGGAGCTGAGGTGGACAATGGCGGGGCTGGCCTGGGCAGCCTACATCGGCTTGGCGGAGATGGGGTTGACTTTTGTGTTTTGGCTGCGGGCCCTGGAGCTGGCCCACGAGCGCGGATCCCTGGCCAATTGGGTCTATGTAACGCCATTCTTGTCGCTGGGGCTGATTGGGGTGCTGTTGCGGGAGCCGATCGCGCCGGGATCGGTGCTGGGCCTGGGACTTATCTTGGCCGGCAACCTCTGGGGATCCCGGCGGGAAAAACCTCAGCCTGTTCTTTCTTAA